A single genomic interval of Anopheles marshallii chromosome 2, idAnoMarsDA_429_01, whole genome shotgun sequence harbors:
- the LOC128719119 gene encoding LIM domain kinase 1 — translation MGENGAKGKPGTTACASCYNAIEAEQHVAAVGQLWHEECFRCSVCDARLSSWYFEKDGLLFCRDDHWSKFGDCCQQCSQFISGPAMFAGDHKFHPECFRCELCKVFIGDRESYALLERSKLYCGVCYKRQQKVLEVDRNDTIVLPAKERHKLPHSIRLVEIPWSGNRSDRIRLATDEKPYSTSLKGVANGCKGVRISEVFCTAYGQLGKYIFSCINTALDSCCGLLHFRVTLNSDLMSLRVGEKVLEVNGTPVRDVPLESLQNLIEASAGKALQLTVEHDPDIVEQPVTGAKGCEGILSSSYSGVSKCPDALNNNEDDESARSLSPSKLERIFKKKDEGYMSGSSRKLQKRLKDVNCNTATNSLKEKERSSSMSRLLDEHRTMATGGEFYDLSRTKSFRVEPKAARIFRASDLVQGELLGKGFFGQVFKVTHRVTQEVMVLKELYRVDEEAQKNFLKEVAVLRSLSHHNVLRFIGVLYKDKKLHLVTEFIPGGSLKELIHDSGQPLSWEQRISFARDISSGMSYLHSMNIIHRDLNSLNCLVRENGTVIVADFGLARIIKQPLISTTAYEKCTATPSGNGTIGRRGRPRRQRYTVVGNPYWMAPEMMRGNKYDEKVDIFSFGIMLCEIIGRVQADPDYLPRLPDFGLNEKVFREKFCGQCPEPFYKIAFLCCDLNPDKRPPFHVLQGWLETMVTVVALKRPIPTRIIDEIENFKELQSTESSLCTTPDGLTTPPPASGGYGLKPSLSRKRICEGQEEDHAERQHKMTDVQTTSLDMVNGVCNVPVDSNVRMPYTSPSAVPHSEGIIGAPASVGPGFVVVDFNDIPKSPHLGKDFSANGDRIRDSIRAKRRQRMMLSRENQRKSLDSSLLAARLGTTDQLADASCSTDDGSASEPISLIMTSEMIAKEGLPNVAVRPTTDQILASVKDSLERKKSPLQDVQSHGHQVAVRDGSTFVDEPLVQQKTKHYGEKGFLIHLQNGHLTLNNVRDLENCSDFDSSCDTSLNYLEVNGNRVDNEVWESIIARTETCVNNLAHMPGDREREIFPLGERKKCEKENIALDEELKPMPVETKKNFTSLKASSPLASILPESNSATTGLVDGNTMAARREEKSITSSAQKAVQYTRKLFRAAEPSTIASTPSSSKHNYDIAGTHRSTITAGSKVTGKGTGHVRTTSSERSIFSTKQKISPTSDPEPQTGFGATISASALDSDLPMGDRIAKSNVVRPSVHITVHSYKSKPNEPTDVGKGGQTLRLSSGKRTGGVVGKPGSGSRAPVVADNAVCVDEMIPSTGKPPISCTGSANLLKLSKGRTYRPVDRMTVHYNEVRANSGSREKYTSTLSPTVGSSGSNSRPESPSQIALNGSRSVTGSNGNGNRSIGILSPASIRRLNARLLETRKVNTGFSQDHSVSAALKGKGIGPMLGGTKGPGIARKVPLSPSSPVRGTTHGGAVSGGCIRERKVLSPTALVKVPK, via the exons aTGGGCGAAAACGGGGCAAAAG GGAAACCAGGCACAACTGCGTGTGCTAGCTGCTATAATGCGATAGAAGCGGAACAACATGTGGCCGCAGTTGGTCAGCTGTGGCATGAGGAATGTTTCAG ATGTTCGGTTTGTGATGCACGGCTGTCGAGTTGGTATTTCGAGAAGGACGGGCTGTTGTTCTGTAGGGATGATCATTGGTCGAAGTTTGGTGACTGCTGTCAGCAGTGTTCGCAG TTTATCTCCGGACCTGCGATGTTTGCCGGTGATCACAAATTCCATCCGGAATGTTTTCGTTGCGAATTGTGTAAAGTATTTATCGGCGACAGAGAATCCTACGCACTGCTGGAACGATCGAAGCTATACTG cgGTGTGTGCTACAAGCGTCAGCAGAAAGTATTGGAAGTGGATCGCAATGATACAATAGTTTTACCGGCGAAAGAGAGACACAAACTTCCGCATTCCATCCGGCTGGTTGAGATACCCTGGAGCGGCAACCGATCTGATCGTATACGTTTGGCAACGGACGAAAAACCGTACAGTACGTCCCTGAAAGGTGTTGCTAACGGATGCAAAGGCGTTCGAATATCGGA GGTGTTCTGTACCGCCTACGGACAACTAGGAAAGTACATTTTTTCTTGTATTAATACCGCGTTGGATTCTTGCTGTGGTTTGCTTCACTTTAG AGTAACGCTCAATTCAGATTTAATGTCACTGCGGGTCGGCGAAAAGGTACTGGAAGTCAATGGTACACCCGTACGCGATGTACCGCTGGAAAGTTTGCAAAATCTTATCGAAGCCTCGGCCGGTAAAGCACTTCAGCTGACAGTGGAACACGATCCGGATATAGTTGAGCAACCGGTGACGGGTGCTAAAGGTTGCGAAGGAATTCTGTCATCTTCCTATAGTGGTGTATCAAAGTGTCCTGATGCGTTAAACAATAACGAGGACGATGAATCCGCACGGAGTCTATCGCCCAGTAAGCTTGAACGTATATTCAAAAAGAAGGATGAAGGTTACATGAGTGGATCGTCGAGAAAGTTACAGAAACGTTTAAAGGATGTCAATTGCAATACTG CTACCAATAGTTTAAAGGAAAAAGAACGCAGCTCTAGCATGTCTCGCTTGCTAGACGAACATCGTACCATGGCAACGGGAGGTGAATTTTACGACCTCTCGCGGACTAAATCGTTTCGCGTAGAACCGAAAGCAGCACGCATCTTCCGTGCTTCGGATCTGGTGCAGGGCGAATTACTGGGGAAGGGATTTTTTGGACAAGTGTTCAAAGTGACGCATCGCGTTACTCAGGAAGTGATGGTGCTAAAGGAACTGTATCGTGTCGATGAGGAAGCCCagaaaaattttctcaaagaGGTCGCTGTTCTACGATCGCTATCGCATCACAACGTGTTACGGTTTATTGGTGTGCTGTATAAGGACAAGAAGTTACACCTGGTGACGGAATTCATACCCGGCGGCTCGTTGAAGGAGTTGATACACGATTCAGGACAACCGCTTAGCTGGGAACAGCGGATATCGTTTGCGCGAGATATTTCGAGCGGCATGAGTTACCTACACTCGATGAACATCATTCATCGAGATCTAAACTCGCTAAACTGTTTGGTGCGCGAGAATGGCACGGTGATAGTGGCCGATTTTGGGCTGGCGCGAATCATTAAGCAACCGTTAATCAGTACCACTGCGTATGAAAAATGTACTGCTACACCGAGCGGAAATGGTACGATCGGACGTAGGGGACGGCCGCGCCGACAACGATATACAGTGGTGGGTAACCCTTACTGGATGGCACCGGAAATGATGCGCGGCAATAAGTACGACGAAAAGGTGGACATCTTCTCGTTCGGCATCATGTTGTGTGAGATCATTGGACGAGTGCAGGCCGATCCGGACTATTTACCCCGGTTGCCAGATTTCGGACTGAACGAGAAGGTTTTTCGGGAAAAATTTTGCGGCCAGTGTCCGGAGCCTTTCTACAAGATTGCCTTTCTGTGCTGTGATTTGAACCCAGACAAACG gccTCCGTTTCATGTGCTGCAAGGTTGGCTAGAAACCATGGTAACGGTAGTAGCCCTGAAGCGACCGATTCCGACAAGAATCATCGATGAAATAGAGAACTTTAAGGAGCTGCAAAGCACAGAATCAAGTTTGTGTACCACTCCTGATGGCTTAACGACTCCACCACCAGCATCTGGTGGGTATGGTCTCAAGCCATCGCTCAGCCGGAAGCGCATTTGTGAGGGTCAGGAAGAAGACCATGCAGAACGGCAACATAAGATGACCGATGTGCAAACGACGAGTCTAGATATGGTAAACGGTGTTTGTAATGTGCCTGTAGATAGTAATGTTCGTATGCCATATACCTCCCCCAGTGCTGTTCCGCATTCGGAAGGAATAATCGGTGCACCTGCATCAGTAGGGCCAGGTTTCGTTGTAGTGGATTTTAACGATATACCAAAGTCACCACACCTGGGTAAAGATTTCTCCGCTAATGGAGATCGCATACGCGACAGTATACGTGCGAAGCGACGTCAACGAATGATGCTGAGTCGAGAGAATCAACGAAAGTCGCTCGATTCCAGTTTGTTAGCTGCTCGGCTTGGAACTACTGATCAGCTTGCGGATGCTAGCTGTTCGACAGATGACGGTAGTGCATCGGAACCGATCAGCTTAATTATGACAAGCGAAATGATCGCAAAGGAAGGTTTGCCCAATGTGGCTGTTAGACCAACCACGGATCAGATACTTGCATCGGTAAAAGATAGCTTGGAACGTAAAAAATCTCCACTACAAGATGTGCAATCTCATGGCCATCAGGTTGCTGTTCGAGACGGGAGTACGTTTGTGGATGAACCGTTAGTTCAACAGAAAACGAAGCATTACGGTGAGAAAGGATTCTTAATTCATCTTCAAAATGGACATCTTACCCTGAACAATGTGCGCGATCTGGAGAACTGTTCGGACTTTGACTCGAGTTGCGATACCAGTTTGAACTACTTGGAGGTAAACGGTAATCGAGTTGACAATGAGGTGTGGGAATCTATCATCGCTCGTACAGAAACATGTGTGAATAATCTAGCCCATATGCCTGGGGATCGTGAGAGGGAGATCTTTCCTTTAGGTGAACgcaaaaagtgtgaaaaagaaaacattgctcTCGATGAGGAATTAAAGCCAATGCCCGTGGAAACCAAAAAGAATTTCACATCTTTGAAAGCTTCCTCCCCTTTGGCGTCGATTTTACCGGAAAGTAACAGCGCAACAACGGGGTTGGTAGATGGTAATACCATGGCGGCCAGAAGAGAGGAAAAATCTATAACCTCTAGTGCTCAAAAAGCCGTCCAATATACCAGGAAATTGTTCCGCGCCGCTGAACCTTCAACGATTGCAAGTACGCCATCCAGTTCAAAGCATAATTATGACATTGCTGGAACGCATCGATCTACAATAACAGCGGGATCAAAAGTTACTGGTAAAGGAACTGGACACGTGCGTACGACTTCGTCGGAACGATCGATattttcaaccaaacaaaaaatatctccAACGTCCGATCCGGAACCGCAAACCGGATTTGGGGCCACAATTTCTGCATCAGCACTGGATAGTGACCTTCCGATGGGAGATCGCATAGCAAAATCCAATGTTGTTAGACCATCTGTCCATATTACGGTGCATTCGTACAAATCTAAACCAAATGAACCTACAGATGTGGGAAAGGGGGGACAAACGTTACGGTTATCTTCAGGGAAACGCACTGGGGGTGTGGTTGGGAAACCAGGTAGTGGAAGTAGAGCACCCGTTGTTGCTGACAATGCAGTTTGTGTTGATGAGATGATTCCATCCACTGGTAAACCTCCGATCAGTTGCACAGGTTCTGCAAATTTGCTAAAGTTAAGCAAGGGTCGTACGTATCGACCGGTAGACCGGATGACAGTGCACTACAATGAAGTTCGCGCCAACTCAGGCAGTAGGGAAAAGTATACATCAACCCTTTCGCCAACGGTTGGCAGTAGTGGTAGTAATTCACGTCCAGAGTCCCCTTCTCAAATAGCCCTAAATGGAAGCCGCTCTGTTACTGGCAGCAATGGCAATGGTAACCGCAGTATCGGCATTCTTTCCCCAGCTAGCATTAGACGTCTTAATGCTCGTCTGCTAGAGACACGCAAGGTAAATACCGGGTTTTCGCAGGATCATTCTGTATCTGCAGCGCTCAAGGGCAAAGGAATTGGCCCAATGCTAGGTGGAACGAAAGGACCCGGAATTGCAAGAAAAGTGCCGTTGTCGCCGTCTAGTCCGGTGCGAGGAACTACGCACGGTGGGGCCGTGTCCGGCGGTTGTATTAGAGAGCGGAAGGTACTCTCACCGACAGCCCTTGTCAAGGTGCCGAAGTAA
- the LOC128707285 gene encoding protein unc-119 homolog translates to MSVVGKKLSSSISGQGAADAEGPSPTSPTAATGGTSVQSTVTPDYVLQLNKITDDYLCTPDANIYEIDFTRFKIRDLESGAVLFEIAKPSLSDIAHTAGADSKTKDLVASTTNDEPTGAPSATTAGCEDTEETFEPNAGRYVRYQFTPQFLKLKTVGATVEFTVGSKSVKNFRMIERHFFKDRLLKTFDFEFGYCIPFSKNTCEHIYEFPTIPPDLVNEMIQHPFETRSDSFYFVDGCLVMHNKADYAYNGGL, encoded by the exons ATGAGTGTGGTGGGCAAGAAGCTGAGCTCATCGATATCGGGACAGGGGGCTGCCGATGCAGAAGGGCCTTCGCCAACGAGTCCTACGGCAGCAACCGGTGGCACTTCGGTGCAAAGCACGGTCACCCCCGATTACGTGCTGCAGCTCAATAAAATTACCGACGACTACCTCTGCACACCGGACGCGAACATCTACGAGATTGACTTTACGCGCTTTAAAATTCGTGATCTGGAGTCCGGTGCGGTGCTGTTCGAAATAGCGAAACCATCGCTCAGCGATATTGCCCATACAGCGGGAGCCGATAGCAAGACGAAGGATTTGGTTGCAAGCACGACAAATGATGAACCTACTGGAGCGCCATCCGCCACAACTGCCGGATGTGAAGATACGGAGGAAACGTTCGAACCGAACGCTGGCCGTTACGTACGGTACCAATTTACGCCGCAATTTCTAAAACTAAAAACCGTCGGTGCTAC TGTCGAGTTTACGGTTGGCAGCAAGAGTGTGAAAAATTTTCGCATGATCGAACGACACTTCTTCAAGGATCGGTTGCTGAAAACGTTCGACTTTGAGTTTGGATACTGCATTCCCTTTTCTAAAAATACTTGCGAACACATTTACGAGTTCCCCACTATCCCACCGGATCTAG TGAACGAAATGATTCAGCATCCATTTGAAACACGTTCGGATAGTTTTTACTTCGTGGACGGTTGCCTGGTGATGCACAACAAGGCCGACTATGCTTACAACGGTGGACTGTGA